The proteins below come from a single Garra rufa chromosome 25, GarRuf1.0, whole genome shotgun sequence genomic window:
- the LOC141301875 gene encoding cytosolic 5'-nucleotidase 1B isoform X2, whose product MEDKKSYTGPLMIALQHNDLFDLDSLLTSTNTDGALPKGRAFTFIKAVQTVNERLVEKNKTESLLFEVILIAKECSEEVKLKIVESVKHYDKDDVYEALHTGIPAALLYDQADDHVLNQLKVLFSGDVIGFSEDSLDGLSGFGFSETQIETLKAAKISMKEFAVLIGEMRRRFGQENSPLCTCVLTSWGSRNVCASALKTLREWGLDVDEAFCLAGAPCSPILAVVKPHILWDGGFHNMRDLFAQS is encoded by the exons ATGGAAGATAAAAAG AGTTACACAGGTCCTCTTATGATTGCGCTGCAGCATAATGACCTATTTGACTTGGACTCACTTTTAACGTCCACAAACACAGATGGTGCACTACCCAAAGGCAGAGCATTTACTTTTATAAAG GCTGTGCAAACAGTGAATGAGAGACTTGTGGAAAAGAACAAGACCGAGTCTTTGCTTTTTGAAGTGATCCTCATTGCAAAGGAGTGTTCAGAAGAAGTCAAATTGAAGATAGTTGAGAGTGTGAAGCATTATG ACAAGGATGATGTCTATGAAGCTCTGCATACAG GAATTCCAGCTGCTTTGCTGTACGACCAGGCTGACGATCACGTCCTCAATCAGCTAAAAGTCCTTTTCTCAGGTGACGTTATCGGTTTCTCAGAGGATTCGCTTGATGGTCTTTCAGGTTTTGGATTCAGTGAAACCCAAATAGAGACCTTAAAAGCAGCAAAG ATCAGCATGAAGGAGTTTGCCGTTCTGATCGGTGAGATGAGGAGGAGGTTCGGGCAAGAGAACAGCCCGCTCTGCACCTGTGTCTTAACCTCATGGGGCTCTAGAAACGTCTGCGCCTCTGCTCTGAAAACTCTTCGGGAATGGGGTCTGGATGTGGACGAGGCGTTTTGTCTGGCTGGAGCTCCCTGCAGCCCCATACTGGCTGTAGTTAAACCCCACATACTGTGGGACGGCGGTTTTCACAACATGAGGGACTTGTTCGCCCAGTCCTGA
- the LOC141301875 gene encoding cytosolic 5'-nucleotidase 1B isoform X1: MEDKKSYTGPLMIALQHNDLFDLDSLLTSTNTDGALPKGRAFTFIKAVQTVNERLVEKNKTESLLFEVILIAKECSEEVKLKIVESVKHYGLEIGKFFFCKKEELINTLQSNKVKLFLSTDKDDVYEALHTGIPAALLYDQADDHVLNQLKVLFSGDVIGFSEDSLDGLSGFGFSETQIETLKAAKISMKEFAVLIGEMRRRFGQENSPLCTCVLTSWGSRNVCASALKTLREWGLDVDEAFCLAGAPCSPILAVVKPHILWDGGFHNMRDLFAQS; this comes from the exons ATGGAAGATAAAAAG AGTTACACAGGTCCTCTTATGATTGCGCTGCAGCATAATGACCTATTTGACTTGGACTCACTTTTAACGTCCACAAACACAGATGGTGCACTACCCAAAGGCAGAGCATTTACTTTTATAAAG GCTGTGCAAACAGTGAATGAGAGACTTGTGGAAAAGAACAAGACCGAGTCTTTGCTTTTTGAAGTGATCCTCATTGCAAAGGAGTGTTCAGAAGAAGTCAAATTGAAGATAGTTGAGAGTGTGAAGCATTATG GTCTAGAAATAGGCAAATTTTTCTTTTGCAAAAAGGAAGAACTCATAAATACTCTTCAGTCAAACAAAGTGAAGTTGTTTCTCTCTACAGACAAGGATGATGTCTATGAAGCTCTGCATACAG GAATTCCAGCTGCTTTGCTGTACGACCAGGCTGACGATCACGTCCTCAATCAGCTAAAAGTCCTTTTCTCAGGTGACGTTATCGGTTTCTCAGAGGATTCGCTTGATGGTCTTTCAGGTTTTGGATTCAGTGAAACCCAAATAGAGACCTTAAAAGCAGCAAAG ATCAGCATGAAGGAGTTTGCCGTTCTGATCGGTGAGATGAGGAGGAGGTTCGGGCAAGAGAACAGCCCGCTCTGCACCTGTGTCTTAACCTCATGGGGCTCTAGAAACGTCTGCGCCTCTGCTCTGAAAACTCTTCGGGAATGGGGTCTGGATGTGGACGAGGCGTTTTGTCTGGCTGGAGCTCCCTGCAGCCCCATACTGGCTGTAGTTAAACCCCACATACTGTGGGACGGCGGTTTTCACAACATGAGGGACTTGTTCGCCCAGTCCTGA
- the rassf8a gene encoding ras association domain-containing protein 8 yields MELKVWVDGVQRVVCGVTEATTCQEVVIALAQAIGRTGRYTLIEKWRDTERHLVPHESPVASLNTWGQYAGDVQFILHRTGPSLNEYPSTEGLNPRGPERGLHRQSLPLMAKLRAPGDRSLRRREPRRKSLTFTGVPRSLRDILSGGRLSDSSARQREVLVRSAHNSPSMSPRLSGHRVEDLTQLVRLQRETLSVLDSRMEAHEAELRMLTEKRVGLEEDKLYVKMTEEVSRLEKQVRRNKVEIEEEEFWATELEIERESERQLQERLQELASRLRGCEVDLEQRLMSLQGVEAGIEAQKQHKEIRESQQASEGEVKARLQRVKAELKAQAQHTAQLENSSRAVERSLAESCKRVQESQYELEQLTKELRQVNLQQFIQQTGTKVTVLPVEPGDEDSSNATDDKDFAALTGSLKRPGLSLPVVGSIRGLHSPISSGLNPEGIYV; encoded by the exons ATGGAGCTGAAGGTGTGGGTCGATGGAGTCCAGCGCGTGGTCTGTGGGGTCACAGAGGCCACCACCTGCCAGGAAGTGGTCATCGCTCTGGCTCAAGCCATTG GTCGCACAGGACGCTATACGCTGATCGAAAAATGGAGGGACACCGAGCGACATCTCGTTCCTCACGAGAGTCCGGTGGCCTCTCTGAACACTTGGGGGCAGTATGCCGGTGACGTGCAGTTTATCCTACACCGCACAGGTCCCTCTCTCAATGAGTACCCCTCAACTGAAGGTCTGAACCCTCGAGGCCCAGAGCGTGGCTTGCATCGGCAGAGCCTTCCATTGATGGCCAAGCTTCGAGCTCCAGGTGACCGTTCCCTCCGTCGCCGCGAGCCACGACGCAAATCTCTAACCTTCACCGGTGTGCCCCGCAGCCTGAGGGACATCCTTAGTGGAGGCAGGCTGAGCGACAGTAGTGCCAGACAACGAGAGGTTTTGGTGAGAAGTGCCCACAATTCGCCATCAATGTCCCCTCGGTTATCAGGCCACCGAGTGGAGGATCTTACCCAACTGGTGAGACTGCAAAGGGAGACTCTTTCAGTTCTAGACAGCAGGATGGAGGCGCACGAGGCAGAGCTTCGGATGTTGACGGAGAAAAGAGTTGGACTAGAGGAGGACAAACTGTATGTGAAGATGACAGAGGAAGTTTCAAGGTTGGAAAAGCAAGTGCGGAGGAACAAGGTGGAGATTGAGGAAGAGGAATTCTGGGCAACCGAGCTCGAGATTGAGCGGGAGAGCGAGAGGCAGCTGCAGGAGCGCCTCCAGGAGTTAGCAAGTCGGCTGCGTGGTTGTGAGGTGGATCTGGAACAGCGGCTGATGTCTCTGCAGGGCGTAGAGGCAGGGATAGAGGCTCAAAAGCAGCATAAGGAGATCAGAGAGAGCCAGCAGGCCAGTGAGGGGGAAGTGAAGGCTAGACTTCAGAGAGTAAAAGCAGAGCTCAAGGCTCAAGCTCAACACACGGCCCAGCTTGAAAACAGCTCAAGAGCAGTGGAGCGCTCGCTGGCTGAGTCATGCAAAAGAGTGCAG GAGAGTCAGTACGAACTGGAGCAGCTTACCAAAGAGTTAAGGCAGGTAAACCTACAACAGTTCATACAACAAACAGGCACCAAAGTCACGGTTCTGCCTGTGGAGCCTGGCGATGAGGACTCCAGCAATGCAACAGATGATAAAG ACTTTGCTGCATTAACCGGCTCACTGAAACGGCCAGGGCTATCTCTTCCAGTGGTCGGCAGCATCCGCGGACTCCATAGTCCGATCTCCTCAGGTTTGAATCCTGAGGGCATCTACGTTTGA